One region of Marispirochaeta aestuarii genomic DNA includes:
- a CDS encoding Gfo/Idh/MocA family protein: MEHVRWGVVGAGHVCENMSGPPLYLVAHSSLELVHRRNREEGEEFVIRHGKGRYVESFSELVESGDIDAVYIATPTELHEEQALGALEAGKHVLVEHPMAPGSGSCERMLQAADRAKRKLGVALYRRGYPSVEKVRTVVQSGLIGTPIAGYVNSEFSTSQRIDLMRYLMGEMAEISLRSADVSDIGYDTASPLLCLMTGKGIPVTMSLKWTETGMPEGLLVEGDQGIVHLQDLKGGEILVIARGGEEKISLSVPGLPFSHWGIVENFVESLTAGSPLLCSGEDALNLARIMEGISRAKPGGRAVPV, translated from the coding sequence ATGGAACATGTTCGCTGGGGCGTCGTCGGAGCCGGTCATGTCTGCGAAAACATGTCGGGGCCTCCCCTGTATCTCGTGGCACACTCATCCCTGGAGCTGGTTCACCGGCGGAACCGCGAAGAGGGAGAGGAGTTCGTCATCCGCCACGGCAAGGGACGCTACGTGGAAAGTTTCAGCGAACTTGTCGAGAGCGGCGACATCGATGCGGTGTATATCGCCACTCCCACGGAGCTCCACGAGGAGCAGGCCCTGGGCGCGCTGGAAGCGGGAAAGCATGTTCTCGTCGAGCACCCCATGGCACCGGGCTCCGGATCCTGTGAACGAATGCTTCAGGCAGCGGATAGGGCGAAACGAAAACTCGGCGTTGCCCTCTACCGCAGGGGATACCCTTCCGTAGAGAAGGTAAGGACTGTGGTTCAGAGCGGCCTCATCGGTACTCCTATTGCGGGCTACGTCAACAGTGAATTCTCCACCAGCCAGCGTATCGACCTTATGCGCTATCTTATGGGAGAGATGGCTGAGATCTCCCTGAGATCCGCCGATGTCTCCGATATCGGGTACGATACGGCATCACCCCTCCTCTGCCTCATGACCGGGAAGGGCATACCGGTGACCATGTCATTGAAATGGACGGAGACGGGAATGCCCGAAGGGCTGCTTGTTGAAGGCGATCAGGGGATAGTCCATCTGCAGGACCTTAAAGGGGGAGAGATCCTCGTTATTGCCCGGGGTGGAGAAGAGAAGATCAGCCTCTCCGTTCCGGGGCTTCCCTTCAGTCACTGGGGGATTGTCGAGAACTTTGTGGAATCCCTGACCGCCGGCTCTCCCCTCCTTTGCAGCGGAGAAGACGCTCTGAATCTCGCCCGGATCATGGAAGGGATCTCCCGGGCGAAGCCCGGAGGCCGGGCGGTTCCAGTATAG
- a CDS encoding AI-2E family transporter yields MENRTILLLILTGALILFAYITRFFFVPIVVALTIANLFYPLHERIVRSLKGRRGAASFFTTFLIFLVVAVPVYLVAQLLVVQALDLYSFLRAYLKDPGIEGLIGQIKGLTILQRFDLPRVDWASVASRSLSQTASFVSDLINRTSAGILSGIADTFVIFFSLFFFFKDGPTMLEGLKTALPLEPRHVERLAGEFRRTSKAAVSATVIIGLIQGFIGSLTFLFVGIKAWLLWGVIMTILSIVPLVGSYLIMVPGALILLAQGRVWAAVFVLFMASAVSYGADYLLRPRLVGRDARLHDLLVFVASLGGLAVFGLMGFIVGPVVASVLVAMLNIFKEGFELPGLEDGAVGEEE; encoded by the coding sequence ATGGAAAACCGAACAATTCTGCTGCTGATCCTCACAGGGGCCCTGATCCTGTTTGCCTATATTACGCGCTTCTTTTTCGTTCCCATTGTTGTGGCCCTGACGATCGCCAATCTTTTTTATCCCCTCCATGAAAGGATAGTCCGCTCTCTTAAGGGGCGCCGCGGTGCGGCTTCGTTTTTTACAACCTTTCTGATATTCCTGGTTGTGGCTGTCCCCGTCTATCTTGTGGCCCAGCTTCTGGTCGTGCAGGCCCTGGATCTCTACAGTTTTCTGCGTGCTTATCTCAAGGACCCGGGAATCGAGGGCCTGATAGGGCAGATCAAGGGCCTTACCATTCTGCAGCGCTTCGATCTGCCCAGGGTAGACTGGGCTTCCGTGGCCAGCCGGAGCCTTTCCCAGACAGCCTCCTTTGTGTCGGATCTTATAAACAGGACCTCCGCGGGCATCCTCTCCGGGATAGCGGATACCTTCGTAATCTTCTTTTCCCTCTTCTTCTTTTTCAAGGACGGCCCGACCATGCTGGAGGGGTTGAAAACGGCTCTGCCCCTGGAACCCCGGCATGTTGAACGGCTGGCGGGGGAGTTCCGCCGGACCAGCAAAGCGGCGGTTTCCGCAACGGTAATAATCGGGCTCATTCAGGGATTCATCGGCTCCCTGACCTTTCTGTTTGTCGGTATCAAGGCCTGGCTGCTCTGGGGAGTCATCATGACGATTCTCTCCATCGTGCCCCTGGTGGGCTCCTACCTTATCATGGTGCCCGGAGCCCTGATACTGCTCGCCCAGGGCAGGGTCTGGGCCGCGGTCTTCGTGCTCTTCATGGCAAGCGCAGTCTCCTACGGAGCCGATTACCTGCTGCGTCCGCGCCTGGTGGGACGGGACGCCAGGCTGCACGATCTGCTTGTGTTTGTCGCTTCCCTTGGGGGGCTCGCGGTCTTCGGGCTTATGGGATTCATCGTTGGGCCGGTAGTGGCCAGCGTCCTGGTGGCCATGCTGAACATCTTTAAAGAGGGCTTTGAGCTTCCCGGCTTGGAAGACGGGGCAGTGGGGGAAGAGGAGTGA
- a CDS encoding methyl-accepting chemotaxis protein, with the protein MQKSSLLFRLSLAFVIIMMIFILVVGFMLFSNSRNLKALNKVESEYLSATFNLMEIEKQILFIESRFTRVAAEGSAADSTDFDRAEEGRNTVEELISGLADQYHRRGEEELVRELELMADSFGVFYRTGLNMAKRSQSMGNSGTNPYSRDFHDFSSGFIEEIDTLVMEHQAELKEAILVLEQRFGLVNRVALMGAGLALLFSMVIFLVIMRAVKVPVSELNRAARSLEAGNLADPPRYEKSDELGEVCRSLSSALKGMDGLVVGIRSMVGELSGRMDELAANTGETSAAVTEISGTISSMLEQVHLLDSDIETSADSVDQIAGIVDRFGELVDSLAAVVEQSSAAVNQTIAQIRSVSSIAEKRISSSREMNRALEDGEQKILATDSVVRQVAESVSQIQQMLELINRISAQTNLLSMNAAIEAAHAGDAGRGFSVVASEIRNLAEESGNNAKNISNALKEIILRIQEASETSRISLETFASGKGTAEEVGSAFGEITAAMSEMSSGSEQVLSALGRLNELSGTVTSGSGEIDESTKTFSAAMTRLRQISSQTRSGMEEMKISAEEINRAMADVSQLSEAVGSAVAGVDREIGKFSTSE; encoded by the coding sequence ATGCAAAAGTCGTCCCTGTTATTCAGACTGAGTCTGGCCTTCGTTATCATAATGATGATTTTTATTCTGGTCGTCGGTTTTATGCTGTTCTCCAACAGTCGGAACCTCAAAGCCCTGAATAAAGTGGAAAGCGAGTATCTTTCCGCTACATTTAACCTGATGGAAATCGAAAAACAGATCCTCTTTATTGAGAGCAGGTTTACCAGAGTCGCCGCGGAGGGCTCTGCGGCGGACAGCACAGACTTTGACCGGGCGGAAGAGGGCAGAAATACTGTCGAGGAGCTGATTTCCGGACTCGCAGATCAGTACCACCGGCGGGGAGAGGAGGAGCTGGTCCGGGAACTGGAGCTTATGGCTGATTCCTTCGGGGTCTTTTACCGGACAGGACTGAACATGGCAAAGCGCAGCCAGTCCATGGGGAACTCAGGAACGAATCCCTACAGCAGGGATTTTCATGATTTTTCCTCCGGTTTTATCGAGGAAATCGATACCCTGGTTATGGAACATCAGGCTGAACTGAAGGAGGCGATACTCGTTCTGGAACAGCGCTTTGGGCTTGTAAACCGGGTCGCCCTGATGGGAGCCGGGCTGGCACTTCTGTTCTCGATGGTAATCTTCCTGGTAATAATGCGGGCCGTCAAGGTACCGGTTTCGGAACTGAACCGGGCCGCCCGTTCCCTGGAAGCGGGGAATCTCGCCGATCCCCCCCGCTACGAAAAGTCTGATGAACTGGGGGAAGTCTGCCGCTCCCTTTCCAGTGCCCTGAAAGGGATGGATGGACTCGTGGTGGGGATACGCTCCATGGTGGGTGAGCTCTCCGGCCGTATGGATGAACTGGCTGCGAATACCGGTGAAACCTCTGCGGCGGTTACCGAGATTTCCGGAACCATCAGTTCGATGCTCGAGCAGGTTCATCTGCTCGATTCGGATATCGAAACCTCGGCAGACTCGGTGGATCAGATCGCCGGTATCGTCGACCGCTTCGGAGAACTCGTTGACTCCCTGGCCGCGGTGGTGGAACAGTCCTCGGCGGCGGTGAACCAGACCATTGCCCAGATCCGTTCGGTAAGTTCCATCGCGGAAAAGCGCATCTCCTCAAGCCGGGAGATGAACAGGGCCCTGGAAGACGGAGAGCAGAAGATACTTGCAACGGACTCAGTTGTGCGCCAGGTAGCCGAAAGTGTCTCGCAGATTCAGCAGATGCTGGAACTCATCAACCGCATATCCGCCCAGACCAACCTTTTATCCATGAATGCCGCCATCGAGGCTGCTCATGCAGGGGATGCCGGACGGGGATTTTCGGTGGTCGCCTCGGAGATCCGCAATCTGGCGGAAGAGTCGGGAAACAATGCAAAGAATATATCCAATGCCCTGAAGGAGATTATCCTGCGCATTCAGGAGGCCTCCGAAACCAGTAGGATATCATTGGAAACCTTTGCCTCCGGCAAGGGGACGGCCGAGGAGGTGGGCAGCGCCTTTGGAGAGATAACCGCTGCCATGAGTGAGATGTCCTCGGGAAGTGAACAGGTCCTCTCCGCCCTCGGTCGTCTTAACGAGTTGTCCGGAACAGTAACGAGCGGGTCCGGCGAGATTGATGAAAGTACGAAGACCTTTTCCGCCGCCATGACCCGTCTGCGGCAGATATCCAGTCAGACCAGGAGCGGTATGGAGGAGATGAAGATCAGCGCGGAGGAAATAAACAGGGCCATGGCAGATGTCAGCCAGCTCTCCGAAGCGGTCGGGTCCGCTGTGGCCGGGGTGGACCGGGAGATAGGAAAATTCTCCACCAGCGAATAG
- a CDS encoding microcin C ABC transporter permease YejB — MGNYILRRLILIIPTLWAIITINFFIVQIAPGGPVEQAIARMSGIESNMTMERISGQGARETAEPEAEKGGSGTSRYRGSRGLAPEEIAAIEKRFGFDKPLHIRYLTMLKNYATFNFGESLFRGRTVIGLIGDRMPVSVSLGIWSTLIIYLVSIPLGIRKAVNHGSRFDVWSSTAVILGNAIPVFLFAILLIILFAGGSYLKIFPLRGLLSDNWRELSLLGKIGDYFWHLALPITALVIGGFATLTMLTKNSFLDEINKQYVVTARAKGATEKRILRNHVFRNAMLLIIAGFPSAFISMFFTGSLLIEVIFSLEGLGLLGFEATMQRDYPVMFGTLYIFTLLGLVLNLISDITYTLVDPRIDFESREVA; from the coding sequence ATGGGAAATTATATCCTGCGAAGGCTGATCTTGATAATCCCGACCCTGTGGGCGATCATCACCATAAACTTTTTCATAGTGCAGATTGCACCCGGCGGCCCGGTGGAACAGGCTATCGCCAGGATGAGCGGAATCGAAAGCAATATGACGATGGAACGCATCTCGGGACAGGGCGCGAGGGAAACGGCGGAGCCGGAGGCTGAAAAAGGAGGGTCCGGAACATCCCGATATCGGGGATCCAGGGGTCTGGCCCCTGAGGAAATCGCTGCCATCGAAAAGCGCTTCGGATTCGATAAACCCCTTCACATCCGCTACCTTACAATGCTGAAGAATTACGCCACCTTCAACTTCGGGGAGAGTCTCTTTCGCGGCCGCACGGTGATCGGCCTCATCGGCGATCGCATGCCGGTCTCCGTCTCCCTGGGAATCTGGAGCACCCTGATAATCTACCTTGTCTCCATTCCCCTGGGGATTCGCAAGGCCGTGAACCACGGCAGCCGCTTCGACGTCTGGAGCTCCACGGCGGTAATCCTGGGAAACGCGATTCCCGTATTCCTCTTCGCCATTCTGCTGATCATCCTCTTTGCCGGGGGAAGTTATCTGAAGATCTTTCCCCTGCGGGGGCTGCTGTCCGATAACTGGCGGGAGCTCTCCCTGTTAGGGAAAATCGGCGACTATTTCTGGCATCTGGCCCTGCCGATTACCGCCCTGGTGATCGGCGGATTTGCGACCCTGACCATGCTGACCAAGAACTCCTTTCTGGACGAGATAAACAAGCAGTACGTGGTTACCGCCCGGGCCAAGGGGGCCACGGAAAAGCGCATCCTCCGGAACCACGTTTTCCGCAACGCCATGCTCCTGATAATAGCCGGCTTTCCCTCCGCCTTTATCAGCATGTTCTTTACCGGGAGCCTCCTGATCGAGGTGATCTTCTCCCTGGAGGGCCTGGGTCTCCTGGGCTTCGAGGCCACCATGCAGCGGGACTACCCGGTAATGTTCGGCACTCTCTACATTTTCACCCTTCTGGGGCTCGTTCTGAACCTGATCTCCGATATTACCTATACCCTGGTGGATCCGCGAATCGACTTTGAAAGCCGGGAGGTGGCCTGA
- a CDS encoding ABC transporter permease has protein sequence MKKLFTGRLAAERLRRFKANRRGWYSLWIFLILFVLSLFAELIANDSPLLIYSRGHIFFPILREYPETAFGGEFELAADYRDPYVIELIEESGWILWPLIPYSYETINYDLPSPAPSPPTGDNWLGTDDKGRDVVARIIYGFRISVLFGLTLTICSSIIGVAVGAAMGYYGGRLDILGQRFMEIWSGMPTLFLLIILASVVQPNFWWLLGITLLFGWMSLVGVVRAEFLRGRNFEYVQAARAMGLSNSKIMFRHILPNAMVATLTFMPFILGGAVTTLTSLDFLGFGLPVGSPSLGELLAQGKANLQAPWLGISAFFVLAGMLSLLVFIGEAVRDAFDPRRAG, from the coding sequence ATGAAAAAGCTCTTTACCGGCCGCCTTGCTGCGGAACGGCTCAGGCGCTTCAAGGCCAACAGACGGGGCTGGTACTCCCTGTGGATATTCCTGATACTCTTTGTTCTCAGCCTCTTCGCCGAACTCATCGCCAACGACTCTCCCCTGTTGATCTACTCCCGGGGACACATCTTTTTCCCGATACTCCGGGAGTACCCGGAGACCGCCTTCGGCGGAGAGTTCGAACTGGCCGCAGATTACCGGGATCCCTATGTCATCGAGCTGATAGAGGAGTCCGGCTGGATCCTCTGGCCCCTGATCCCCTACAGCTACGAGACAATCAACTACGACCTGCCATCCCCCGCTCCGTCACCACCCACGGGAGATAACTGGCTGGGCACCGACGACAAGGGGCGGGATGTGGTTGCCAGGATTATTTACGGTTTTCGGATCTCCGTCCTCTTCGGACTGACCCTGACCATTTGTTCCTCCATAATAGGTGTAGCCGTGGGGGCTGCCATGGGATACTACGGAGGCCGCCTGGACATTCTGGGACAGCGCTTCATGGAGATCTGGTCGGGGATGCCGACCCTCTTTCTTCTCATAATCCTCGCCAGTGTCGTACAACCCAACTTCTGGTGGCTCCTGGGTATTACTTTGCTCTTCGGCTGGATGAGTCTTGTGGGGGTGGTACGGGCGGAGTTCTTACGGGGCAGAAACTTCGAGTACGTTCAGGCCGCCAGAGCCATGGGGCTTTCCAACAGCAAGATCATGTTCCGGCATATCCTTCCCAACGCGATGGTGGCGACCCTTACCTTCATGCCCTTCATTCTCGGGGGAGCGGTAACCACCCTGACCTCCCTGGATTTTCTCGGATTCGGGCTTCCCGTGGGCTCGCCCTCCCTGGGTGAACTCCTGGCCCAGGGCAAGGCCAACCTGCAGGCCCCCTGGTTGGGAATCTCCGCATTTTTCGTGCTCGCGGGAATGCTGAGCCTCCTGGTCTTTATCGGTGAAGCGGTACGGGACGCTTTTGATCCCCGGCGGGCGGGATAG
- a CDS encoding ABC transporter ATP-binding protein — MENKPMENLVHIRNMSLAFRKGEELNRVVHNAEIEIRPNEVLALVGESGSGKTVTASSILRLLPDERVAYPTGEILYRGTDLLKADQKTLHSIRGGKIGMIFQEPMSSLNPLHSIEKQLAESLFLHQGLNIEQARPIALEWLNKVGLRDPEKRLKAFPHELSGGERQRVMIAMALINEPELLIADEPTTALDVTIQAQILDLILKLKDELNTAVLFITHDLSIVQRIADRVAVMQQGQVVETAETASLFSSPRAEYTRRLIEAEPHDEPPAPDPDAGAILSTRDLRVWFPIQKGLLRRTVDHVKAVDGVTVTVRRGQTLGVVGESGSGKTTLGRAVLRLTGSQGEITFKGSSLAGIREKDFRPFRRSMQIIFQDPYGSLSPRMSVEDIIGEGLEVHTDLKREEREKQIIAAMHEVGLDPETRFRYPNEFSGGQRQRIALARALVLKPDFIILDEPTSSLDRSIQFQVMELLKELQARHGLTYVFISHDLKVVRSLCHYIVIMKAGRIVEEGEARKVFSSPEHPYTQELLRTAFEG; from the coding sequence ATGGAAAACAAACCCATGGAGAATCTTGTACATATCCGCAACATGAGTCTCGCCTTCAGAAAGGGCGAAGAACTGAACCGGGTGGTCCATAATGCGGAGATCGAAATCCGTCCCAACGAGGTCCTGGCTTTGGTGGGAGAGAGCGGCTCTGGTAAAACCGTCACGGCAAGTTCGATCCTGCGGCTTCTGCCGGATGAACGTGTCGCCTATCCCACGGGGGAAATCCTCTACCGGGGAACAGACCTCCTGAAGGCGGACCAGAAGACCCTGCACTCTATCCGCGGGGGTAAAATCGGCATGATCTTCCAGGAACCCATGAGCTCTCTGAATCCCCTGCACTCCATAGAAAAACAGCTCGCCGAGAGCCTTTTCCTGCACCAGGGACTGAATATCGAACAGGCCAGGCCCATCGCCCTGGAATGGCTGAACAAGGTGGGACTCCGGGATCCGGAAAAACGGCTCAAGGCCTTTCCCCATGAGCTCTCCGGGGGAGAGCGCCAGCGGGTCATGATCGCCATGGCCCTGATAAACGAGCCCGAACTCCTTATAGCCGACGAACCCACCACAGCTTTGGACGTTACCATCCAGGCCCAGATCCTCGACCTGATTCTGAAGCTTAAGGATGAACTCAATACAGCGGTGCTTTTTATCACCCACGATCTCTCCATCGTTCAGCGCATCGCCGACCGGGTCGCTGTCATGCAGCAGGGACAGGTTGTTGAAACCGCGGAGACAGCCAGTCTTTTTTCCTCTCCCCGGGCGGAATACACCAGACGCCTCATCGAGGCGGAACCCCACGATGAGCCTCCCGCGCCGGATCCCGATGCCGGGGCCATTCTCAGCACCAGGGACCTCAGGGTCTGGTTCCCCATTCAGAAGGGTCTGTTGCGCCGTACCGTGGACCACGTAAAAGCCGTCGACGGGGTCACCGTCACCGTGCGCAGGGGGCAGACCCTGGGAGTAGTGGGAGAGAGCGGCTCCGGCAAGACCACCCTCGGCAGGGCGGTCCTTCGGCTGACGGGGAGTCAGGGGGAAATAACCTTCAAGGGGTCAAGCCTTGCCGGAATCCGGGAGAAGGATTTCCGCCCCTTCCGGCGCAGCATGCAGATTATCTTCCAGGATCCCTACGGCTCCTTGAGCCCCCGGATGAGCGTTGAGGATATAATAGGCGAAGGCCTGGAGGTCCACACGGACCTGAAGCGGGAGGAACGGGAAAAACAGATCATTGCCGCCATGCACGAGGTGGGCCTTGACCCGGAAACCCGTTTCCGCTACCCCAACGAGTTCTCCGGGGGGCAGCGACAGCGCATCGCCCTGGCCAGGGCTTTGGTGCTGAAGCCGGACTTTATCATCCTCGATGAGCCCACATCCTCCCTGGACCGCTCGATCCAGTTCCAGGTCATGGAACTTCTCAAGGAACTTCAGGCACGCCACGGGCTGACTTATGTTTTCATCAGTCACGACCTTAAGGTCGTTCGATCATTGTGCCATTACATAGTCATCATGAAGGCCGGCAGAATTGTCGAAGAAGGGGAAGCCCGTAAGGTCTTCAGCTCCCCGGAGCATCCCTACACTCAGGAGCTTTTACGGACAGCCTTTGAAGGATAA
- a CDS encoding extracellular solute-binding protein: MRNVLIAAILVFGAAALTAQVTVSHAIALHGEPKYGPDFTHFDYVNPDAPKGGTLRYHSIGTFDSFNRYAQRGDTPAGSETIYDSLMVSSDDEIDSMYPLIAEKIEYPADYSYVIFTINPAARFQDGRPIRAKDVVFTVQKFLEEGVEFIQTYIPGTTGKVIDELTVRFDIPDGDREKIMYLASFPILPPQYWENRDFSEPTTDVPLGSGAYTISDYNMGQYVVYKRIEDYWALDLPVNRGRLNFDFIRYDYYRDENVALEAFKAGEYDFYLESIAKNWATLHSGPNYDQGYIIKEEVPHEIPANMQAFVFNTRRPFFSDRRVRQALNLALDFQWMNTNLFYGQYTRTRSYFQNTEYEAKGIPSAEELEILEPIRDKIPEEVFTEEYNPPVTDGSGNIRPQIREALKILKEAGWEIREVAAPEKSLEDQEGDSSKEKETEEPGFLGKIWRGIKSFFSAIFSWILGLFGGDSAGGVRRLVNVETGEPMEFELINYSPSTERVIIPLQQNLERMGITLNIRTIDPTQYLNRLRDRDFDMISQGFAANAIPGSGLLLRWHSDYIDSTYNQAGVEDDAVDYLLEGIVDNQNDLDALLYWGRALDRVLTWNHYVIPQWHLSKFRISYWNKFSRPETRPKYALGIDTWWIDTEKAATLPDRFQQE; this comes from the coding sequence ATGCGGAACGTTCTTATTGCCGCAATCCTTGTTTTCGGGGCGGCGGCCCTGACCGCCCAGGTCACCGTGAGCCACGCCATCGCCCTGCACGGGGAACCCAAGTACGGCCCCGATTTTACCCATTTCGACTACGTCAATCCCGACGCCCCGAAGGGCGGAACTCTGCGCTACCACAGTATCGGGACCTTCGATAGTTTCAACCGCTATGCCCAGCGCGGTGATACACCCGCAGGCAGTGAGACTATCTACGACTCCCTGATGGTTTCGTCGGACGACGAGATCGACAGCATGTATCCGTTGATTGCCGAAAAAATCGAGTATCCCGCCGACTACTCCTATGTCATTTTTACCATAAATCCCGCCGCACGCTTCCAGGACGGAAGGCCAATCAGGGCGAAGGATGTGGTCTTTACCGTCCAGAAATTCCTCGAGGAAGGGGTCGAGTTCATCCAGACCTACATACCCGGTACTACCGGAAAGGTAATCGACGAGCTTACGGTTCGTTTTGACATTCCCGACGGCGATCGGGAAAAAATAATGTACCTAGCCTCGTTCCCCATTCTTCCACCCCAGTACTGGGAGAACCGGGATTTCAGCGAACCCACTACTGATGTCCCCCTGGGCTCCGGGGCTTACACGATCTCCGACTACAATATGGGCCAGTACGTGGTATACAAGCGTATCGAGGATTATTGGGCACTAGACCTCCCGGTAAATCGAGGCAGGCTCAACTTCGATTTCATCCGCTACGACTACTATCGTGACGAGAACGTGGCCCTGGAAGCCTTCAAGGCGGGGGAGTATGATTTTTACCTGGAAAGTATAGCAAAGAACTGGGCGACACTGCACAGCGGGCCAAATTACGACCAGGGATATATCATCAAAGAAGAAGTTCCTCACGAGATACCGGCGAACATGCAGGCCTTCGTTTTCAATACCCGGCGCCCCTTCTTCAGTGACCGGAGGGTACGGCAGGCCCTGAACCTCGCCCTGGATTTTCAATGGATGAACACGAACCTTTTTTACGGCCAGTATACCCGCACCCGGAGCTACTTCCAGAATACCGAATACGAAGCGAAGGGAATCCCCTCGGCGGAGGAACTGGAAATTCTGGAACCTATACGGGACAAAATCCCTGAAGAGGTCTTCACCGAAGAGTACAATCCTCCGGTAACCGACGGGTCAGGAAACATACGACCACAGATTCGGGAGGCCCTGAAAATTCTAAAAGAGGCGGGCTGGGAAATCCGGGAAGTAGCAGCCCCGGAAAAATCCCTGGAGGATCAGGAGGGGGATTCATCTAAAGAGAAGGAGACTGAAGAGCCGGGTTTTCTTGGAAAAATATGGCGAGGCATAAAGAGTTTTTTCTCCGCCATTTTTTCCTGGATCCTGGGGCTCTTCGGCGGAGATTCAGCGGGGGGTGTAAGACGCCTGGTCAATGTCGAGACCGGCGAACCGATGGAATTCGAACTGATCAATTACAGTCCCTCCACAGAGAGGGTCATCATCCCTCTGCAGCAGAACCTGGAGAGGATGGGAATTACCCTGAACATTCGAACTATCGATCCGACCCAGTACCTGAACAGATTGCGTGACAGGGATTTCGACATGATCTCCCAGGGTTTCGCCGCCAATGCGATTCCCGGTTCAGGTCTCCTGCTGCGATGGCACAGCGACTATATCGATTCAACCTATAATCAGGCAGGGGTGGAAGATGATGCGGTGGATTATCTTCTTGAGGGAATCGTCGATAACCAGAACGACCTGGACGCCCTGCTCTACTGGGGAAGGGCCCTGGACAGGGTTCTTACCTGGAATCACTATGTGATTCCCCAGTGGCACCTGTCGAAATTCCGGATTTCCTACTGGAACAAGTTTTCCAGACCGGAAACCCGCCCGAAATACGCTCTGGGAATAGACACCTGGTGGATCGATACGGAAAAAGCGGCAACGCTTCCAGACCGGTTTCAGCAGGAGTAA
- a CDS encoding Gfo/Idh/MocA family protein: MIPCAIIGLGRIASLLEDDTKREKPASHAGAVSAHPETFIAAGMDSDPERRELFSRRWGDVPVYDDPRLMLQDSSPEILHICTHADSHLDYLALALEYRIPVVVLEKPVSDSLGRAKRMLKRLQRSSTRVVVNHERRYSRDYLAARECIRSMRYGPVRSVNARLFMGRNRPLEAVLLYDGTHLFDIISFLLAEPIRGIRRLPGIPPESSSIFTGARCASVPVCVEVGNHRDHVVFELEFSFEEGRLRIGNGVYEEFESRESPWYDEMRSLIPVETELPEKTGYFSGMFEDAVRLAKEPGAVPLSSYADGLESLRIVELIRRRMRFTSFWR; the protein is encoded by the coding sequence GTGATCCCCTGCGCCATAATCGGGCTCGGGCGTATCGCCTCGCTCCTGGAAGACGATACAAAAAGGGAGAAACCTGCCAGCCACGCCGGTGCTGTCAGCGCCCACCCTGAGACCTTTATCGCCGCCGGCATGGACAGCGATCCGGAGCGGAGGGAACTCTTTTCCCGGCGCTGGGGCGACGTGCCGGTCTACGACGACCCCCGGCTGATGCTGCAGGACAGCTCCCCCGAAATCCTTCACATCTGCACCCACGCGGACTCCCATCTCGATTATCTGGCCCTCGCCCTGGAGTACCGGATACCCGTGGTGGTCCTGGAAAAGCCGGTAAGCGATTCCCTGGGCAGAGCGAAACGCATGCTGAAGCGTCTTCAGCGCAGCAGTACCAGGGTCGTGGTCAACCATGAACGGCGTTACTCCAGGGACTACCTGGCCGCCCGGGAGTGCATCAGGAGTATGCGCTACGGTCCGGTGCGCTCGGTAAACGCCCGGCTCTTTATGGGACGGAACAGGCCCCTGGAGGCGGTGCTGCTCTATGACGGGACCCACCTTTTCGACATCATCAGTTTTCTCCTGGCAGAACCCATCAGGGGAATCCGACGGCTTCCTGGAATCCCCCCGGAAAGCAGCAGTATCTTTACCGGGGCCCGCTGCGCTTCGGTTCCCGTCTGTGTAGAGGTTGGCAATCACCGGGACCATGTTGTTTTCGAACTGGAGTTTTCCTTCGAGGAAGGGCGCCTTCGAATCGGAAACGGGGTCTACGAAGAGTTCGAAAGCCGGGAATCGCCCTGGTACGACGAAATGCGCTCCCTGATTCCCGTGGAGACGGAGCTCCCGGAAAAGACCGGTTACTTCAGCGGAATGTTCGAGGATGCCGTCAGGCTGGCAAAGGAACCCGGGGCTGTTCCCCTCTCATCCTATGCCGATGGTCTTGAATCCCTGAGGATTGTGGAACTTATTCGCCGGAGAATGAGATTTACATCTTTTTGGAGATAA